A window of Marinitoga sp. 1197 contains these coding sequences:
- a CDS encoding metallophosphoesterase family protein: MKILHTSDWHLGRRPVGGIGEYTNKRYEDYFKAAEYIVDKAIELSVDIFLISGDLFDKSTLLPDILYRTEKILEKLKNNNIITLIIEGNHDKIYNSDDSWINYLENKNLVKVPKIFINEEKIIFEPIKINDINFYGLGYPGAFIDKYILDLNDQLNPDEKNIIMVHTALAGEFLPGCISSENIDILKEKVLYIAGGHIHTFKTYPKDNPFFFIPGCPEYWDLNEKDEKGFIIFDTETKEYEFYHSLKRKILRREIEYNNNFEIIEKFIEELEFEKDEEIIILKIKNSSKFSLDTEKIEKLLKEKGALKAVVQIDHVYEKSNEEYYEITDKNAIERKVVESWDNIFSADSKKTVKFLDKLKSMEHEGIKGEELFDVFDNFLSSFIIEGDINENKKN; encoded by the coding sequence ATGAAAATATTACACACATCTGACTGGCATCTTGGCAGAAGGCCTGTTGGTGGAATAGGTGAATATACAAACAAAAGATATGAAGATTACTTTAAGGCAGCTGAATATATAGTGGATAAAGCTATAGAATTATCTGTTGACATATTTTTGATAAGTGGTGATTTATTTGATAAAAGCACATTATTACCTGATATACTATATAGAACAGAAAAAATTTTGGAAAAATTAAAAAACAATAATATTATTACATTGATAATAGAAGGAAACCATGATAAAATATATAATTCAGATGATTCATGGATCAATTATCTTGAAAATAAAAACCTTGTAAAAGTTCCGAAAATTTTTATTAATGAAGAAAAAATAATTTTTGAACCAATTAAAATCAATGATATAAATTTCTATGGACTTGGTTATCCAGGTGCATTTATTGATAAATATATACTAGATTTAAATGATCAATTAAATCCTGATGAAAAAAATATAATTATGGTACATACAGCTTTAGCAGGAGAATTTCTTCCAGGATGTATTTCTTCTGAAAATATAGATATTTTAAAAGAAAAAGTATTATATATAGCAGGTGGTCACATTCATACATTCAAAACATATCCAAAAGATAATCCTTTTTTCTTTATTCCTGGTTGCCCTGAATATTGGGATTTAAATGAAAAAGATGAAAAAGGTTTTATTATTTTTGATACAGAAACAAAAGAATATGAATTTTATCATTCTCTAAAAAGAAAAATATTAAGACGTGAAATAGAATACAATAACAACTTTGAAATAATAGAAAAATTTATTGAAGAATTGGAATTTGAAAAAGATGAAGAAATTATCATATTAAAAATAAAGAATAGTTCAAAATTTTCATTAGATACGGAAAAAATAGAAAAATTACTAAAAGAAAAAGGAGCATTGAAAGCTGTTGTGCAGATTGACCATGTTTATGAAAAATCAAACGAAGAATATTATGAAATTACTGATAAAAATGCTATAGAACGTAAAGTTGTTGAGAGCTGGGATAATATATTTTCTGCTGACAGTAAAAAAACAGTTAAATTTTTAGATAAATTAAAGAGTATGGAGCATGAAGGAATTAAAGGTGAAGAATTATTTGATGTGTTTGATAATTTTTTGAGTTCTTTTATTATCGAAGGTGATATAAATGAAAATAAAAAAAATTGA
- a CDS encoding UvrD-helicase domain-containing protein yields MSKILNIDKMKKNVDKNYFISASAGTGKTYTITQYYIAILEKYEKENNPDIVQNILAVTFTNKAAGEMKERILEEVEKKLNIEENYKYWREIKTNLNRSWIMTIDSFCSRILKENNIAIGVDPNFTIINELKMNIEIEKSVYNTLKILFTIYENIMDNKRLDIDEITFFISPERRETVKIIINEILRDKKRFIIALKYILKELKLDTFKKVLLDTLKNWRTEMKMSSIPTFELPNPDFNKVLWLFKNTVLIAQEIYNLYTADQFQYDFKGILGKTLEVLEDKRIKVKYQNKFKYIIVDEYQDTNFLQKALFDNIHTEENYIFYVGDRKQSIYRFRGADVSVFAVTENDFDENSKFQLRINRRSNSEIVEFANEFSEKILFSEETIKSYESVKRVYNDVYNNLLFSDDKDFSEYEKKDENDIIPSISKNKNDKHRIKYVINTEDEYETIAKTVQSLIGKKMKFRKRENGKIIFEKREIKYNDIAILLRELKNSEEKIRKTFKKYNIPFYIIGSKSFYDKTEVQTVFSALNAIQNPNNDLNLSGYIMSLMGGMTFERLNEFIKIKNAKKYNSLYKTIQENKDKLLESEKRAFEVLEKYVELKYYLKPTQILKGVITENNYLSKLTLYTDSYYAIANVKKLIDEAEQYNTLAISFAELMRLLKKSSEISESEAAILDEKENVVKVLTIHKSKGLEFPIVILGGLGGKINLNSSEETGEKVNISDEKTEFSLPKDNVRYFILKKLFLKTVKNADIPLTDKEKINIELGKEFSEMFDINKFLEDTEILRLIYVAITRPKEMLIPIIAATKDKKDNNKIKKISDLFMKLSYKTRDIIMAEELDISEIEISHNEKQEKKIKIEKKQLKNLMDFAYKKYIAPTYIINELKKEEIADDLTEEGYIKIETDDLLSDEDKLLKGSELHNLMESINSFNQIQYLIKNGDLPKELNNDTIKKLFSIKRFKTEWRLVKRLEIENKEYMIFGVPDRVIFDEKNNIEVLDYKYSELHNLGKIEDYKFQLQFYMYLLKDFGNPKKGYIISLKNGNIIEVEYDKNFEKKLKKQISML; encoded by the coding sequence ATGTCTAAAATTTTAAATATAGATAAAATGAAAAAAAATGTTGATAAAAATTATTTTATTTCTGCTTCTGCAGGAACAGGCAAAACATACACAATAACTCAATATTATATAGCTATATTGGAAAAATACGAAAAGGAAAACAATCCGGATATTGTTCAGAATATTCTTGCAGTAACATTTACCAACAAAGCGGCGGGGGAAATGAAAGAAAGAATCCTTGAAGAAGTAGAAAAAAAATTAAACATAGAAGAAAACTATAAATACTGGCGTGAAATAAAAACAAACCTAAATCGCTCATGGATAATGACAATAGATAGTTTTTGTTCGAGAATATTAAAAGAAAATAATATCGCAATAGGAGTAGATCCGAATTTCACTATAATTAATGAATTAAAGATGAATATAGAAATTGAAAAATCGGTATATAACACATTAAAAATATTATTTACCATCTATGAAAATATTATGGATAATAAAAGACTTGATATAGATGAAATTACATTTTTTATTTCTCCAGAAAGACGTGAAACAGTAAAAATAATAATAAATGAAATTCTTCGAGACAAAAAGCGATTTATAATAGCTTTGAAATATATATTAAAGGAATTAAAACTTGATACATTTAAAAAAGTACTTTTAGATACATTAAAAAATTGGAGAACAGAAATGAAAATGAGTTCAATCCCGACATTCGAATTGCCAAATCCTGATTTTAATAAAGTATTATGGTTGTTTAAAAATACTGTATTAATTGCTCAGGAAATATATAATCTATATACAGCAGATCAATTTCAATATGATTTTAAAGGTATACTTGGCAAAACATTGGAAGTTTTAGAAGATAAAAGGATAAAGGTTAAATATCAAAATAAATTCAAATATATTATCGTTGATGAATATCAGGACACGAACTTCCTTCAAAAAGCATTATTTGATAATATTCATACAGAAGAAAATTATATATTCTATGTTGGTGACAGGAAGCAATCAATATATAGATTCAGAGGCGCAGATGTCTCTGTTTTTGCTGTTACAGAAAATGATTTTGATGAAAATAGTAAATTTCAATTAAGGATTAATAGACGTTCGAATTCAGAAATAGTAGAATTTGCAAATGAATTTTCTGAAAAGATATTATTTAGTGAGGAAACTATAAAAAGTTATGAAAGTGTAAAAAGAGTGTATAACGATGTATATAATAATCTTTTATTTAGTGATGACAAAGACTTTTCCGAATATGAAAAAAAAGACGAAAATGATATTATTCCATCCATTTCGAAGAACAAAAATGATAAGCACAGAATAAAATATGTAATAAACACAGAAGACGAATATGAAACAATTGCGAAAACAGTGCAATCATTAATTGGTAAAAAAATGAAATTCAGAAAAAGAGAAAATGGGAAAATTATATTTGAAAAAAGAGAAATAAAATACAACGATATAGCTATATTATTAAGGGAATTAAAAAATTCAGAAGAAAAAATCAGAAAGACATTTAAAAAGTACAATATACCTTTTTATATAATTGGAAGTAAATCATTTTATGATAAAACAGAGGTTCAAACTGTATTTTCCGCATTAAATGCTATTCAAAATCCAAATAATGACTTGAATTTAAGTGGTTATATAATGTCTTTAATGGGTGGTATGACTTTTGAGAGATTAAATGAATTTATAAAAATAAAAAATGCAAAAAAATATAATTCATTATACAAAACTATACAGGAAAACAAAGATAAACTTTTAGAAAGTGAAAAAAGAGCGTTTGAAGTACTGGAAAAATATGTTGAGTTAAAATATTATTTAAAGCCAACACAAATATTAAAAGGTGTTATAACAGAAAATAATTACCTTTCAAAATTAACATTATATACAGATTCCTACTATGCTATAGCAAATGTAAAAAAATTGATTGATGAAGCAGAACAATATAACACACTTGCAATATCTTTTGCTGAATTGATGAGACTATTAAAAAAATCATCAGAAATCTCAGAAAGTGAAGCTGCTATCCTTGATGAAAAAGAAAATGTTGTAAAAGTATTGACTATTCACAAATCAAAAGGCCTTGAATTTCCTATTGTAATACTTGGTGGATTAGGAGGAAAAATAAATTTAAATTCAAGTGAGGAAACTGGAGAAAAAGTAAATATTTCTGATGAAAAAACAGAATTTTCCTTACCAAAAGATAATGTGAGATATTTTATCCTAAAAAAGCTATTCTTAAAAACAGTAAAAAATGCTGATATACCTTTAACAGATAAAGAAAAAATAAACATTGAGCTTGGAAAAGAATTTTCTGAAATGTTCGATATAAACAAATTTCTTGAAGACACTGAAATTTTAAGATTAATATATGTTGCAATAACAAGGCCAAAAGAAATGTTAATACCTATAATCGCTGCTACTAAAGATAAAAAAGATAATAATAAAATAAAAAAAATTTCGGATTTATTCATGAAATTGTCATATAAAACAAGAGATATAATTATGGCAGAAGAGCTTGATATTAGTGAAATAGAGATTTCGCACAATGAAAAACAGGAGAAAAAAATAAAAATAGAAAAAAAGCAATTAAAAAATCTTATGGATTTTGCATATAAAAAATACATAGCACCAACGTATATTATAAATGAGTTAAAAAAAGAAGAAATTGCAGACGACCTAACAGAAGAAGGTTATATAAAAATTGAAACTGATGATTTACTGTCAGATGAAGATAAATTATTAAAAGGTTCAGAATTACATAATTTAATGGAGAGTATAAACAGCTTTAATCAAATACAATATTTAATAAAAAATGGGGATCTGCCAAAAGAATTAAATAATGATACAATAAAAAAATTATTTTCCATTAAAAGATTTAAAACAGAATGGAGATTGGTAAAAAGATTGGAAATTGAAAATAAAGAATATATGATCTTTGGAGTGCCGGATAGAGTTATTTTTGATGAAAAAAACAACATAGAAGTGTTGGATTATAAATATTCAGAATTACATAATTTAGGAAAAATAGAAGATTATAAATTTCAATTACAATTTTATATGTATCTCTTAAAAGATTTTGGAAATCCAAAAAAAGGATATATTATAAGTCTAAAAAATGGGAATATAATTGAAGTTGAATATGATAAAAATTTTGAAAAAAAATTAAAAAAACAAATAAGCATGTTATAA
- a CDS encoding PD-(D/E)XK nuclease family protein: MKKVEIIDIKRNHFEELGEIILPYYKKDPMNFLFIGPSGDYVKQIAESVARKVDKTINRDAFRVINQYAVEIFRKYEPSFLFIDRDFLKSYIAKEMEDLIEKEKNNPQFKNYVKTLSKSKRSIDYLLEIFERKWEISRIDDENIISSNELYSEIDKDVDGDSNLYKLYKHLEEKLEEILNTKFDNSKSIDKNYDQISIYKWFYNELPKLEKTLGNTLFISGFFDIPPILTKVLKTMFNMFDNVIFFAWNPIDEESFKSLERILYFLKNESFEINYQKSELKKLFKDIYIQKTVFKNTVLEIENVAKEIKRKIIYENNQPQDFGIIVPDTQTANAFAEFFEELNVPYRLKNDIPLSESVIVSKLLLPLKAKYSGYEVEDLLALIEAGYGGERSLSIDEIESLLKTINLYYDYPKSTLKSRKEKWLNTISKYLKEIKAELNISDEKERLEKQEEQFNELFELMNTLFNLLEKIDINDFEITYYRELLNSWINEGIINIKNIEKVESELNALYKFHELLLTLEKNLSRLIDGEIKLSKFYNILSSLIETEKFRISERYSNTVEIFTLNDSRFVHKKYKIFVSFTDRNYPSIAVNPLLSQITQTNNYSKISELQFRENLYISMLFSDNVIFTYPKATLSGEEILSSPYEKDFEKLFKVKDWDLKIKGEEIIPADTYEIFSLEQAALYFAYNNLKSDIKEINSVITEIEDLKVKRDNYNWMLNDEINTGDISHNKISTYVDCPFKYYLKYLANIKGNKDFSIFYTGNLKHRIMKRLFDKYPAYNSIFSLIQNEDILYNEIKEIAMEEWDNSGVEELRSYKIVKEIEIEDIASEMVIVVKKLVESYIFFGSSRVKNNQDKKTILYNKVLKSEYSVSGRYKDYNFFARIDRIDLLEEDIRFGMDKKKDELKPVEKIEKEALSIIDYKNSKSFQSEQLLFYYYILLNNPDWKSKIKGKSIFLSFLPMKEKELGKKDSLKWMKIEDNDIYIKYPGNSTSYSKTPLKEFEKWFDDVIKAIKSAEFYPAFIDDKNKLKYRFLDYLRMKEYNVQNSSEKYYTCDGGYNSNGKDNKCEYYRLCSVLGWGKYINLKTREHVKFKKNSK, translated from the coding sequence ATGAAAAAAGTAGAGATTATTGATATAAAACGTAATCATTTTGAAGAGTTAGGGGAAATTATTCTTCCCTATTATAAAAAAGACCCGATGAATTTTTTGTTTATAGGACCATCTGGTGATTATGTAAAGCAAATTGCTGAAAGTGTTGCGAGGAAAGTTGATAAAACTATTAATAGAGATGCTTTTAGGGTTATAAATCAATATGCTGTTGAAATATTTAGAAAATATGAACCTTCATTCCTGTTTATAGACAGGGATTTTTTAAAATCATATATAGCAAAAGAAATGGAAGATTTAATAGAAAAGGAAAAAAATAATCCACAATTCAAAAATTATGTAAAAACTCTTTCAAAATCAAAACGCTCAATTGATTATCTTCTTGAAATTTTTGAAAGAAAATGGGAGATTTCAAGGATAGACGATGAAAATATTATTTCTTCAAATGAATTATATTCAGAAATAGATAAAGATGTAGATGGTGATAGCAATCTGTATAAGCTATATAAGCATCTTGAGGAAAAGCTGGAAGAAATACTCAATACAAAATTCGACAATTCTAAAAGTATAGATAAAAATTATGACCAGATTAGTATATATAAATGGTTCTATAACGAGCTGCCTAAACTTGAAAAAACCTTGGGAAATACATTGTTCATAAGCGGTTTTTTTGATATACCACCTATTTTGACTAAAGTATTAAAAACAATGTTTAATATGTTTGACAATGTTATATTTTTTGCTTGGAATCCGATAGATGAAGAATCATTCAAAAGTCTTGAAAGAATATTATACTTTTTAAAAAATGAAAGTTTTGAGATAAATTATCAAAAATCAGAATTAAAAAAATTATTCAAAGATATATACATACAAAAAACAGTATTTAAAAATACTGTATTAGAAATAGAAAATGTAGCAAAAGAAATAAAAAGAAAAATAATATATGAAAATAATCAACCTCAGGATTTTGGAATAATTGTTCCTGATACACAAACTGCGAATGCATTTGCTGAATTTTTTGAAGAATTAAACGTTCCATATAGATTGAAAAATGATATTCCACTATCAGAAAGCGTTATAGTTTCAAAATTATTATTACCATTAAAGGCGAAATACTCAGGATATGAAGTAGAAGATTTGCTTGCATTAATAGAAGCAGGATACGGAGGAGAACGTTCGTTATCAATTGATGAAATTGAATCGTTATTAAAAACTATTAATCTCTATTATGACTATCCAAAGTCTACGCTTAAATCAAGAAAGGAAAAGTGGTTAAATACAATTTCAAAATATCTAAAAGAAATAAAAGCAGAATTAAATATATCTGATGAAAAGGAAAGATTAGAAAAACAGGAAGAACAATTTAACGAATTATTTGAATTAATGAACACACTTTTTAATCTGTTAGAGAAAATAGATATAAATGATTTTGAAATTACATATTACAGAGAACTTTTAAATAGCTGGATAAATGAAGGAATTATAAACATAAAAAATATAGAAAAAGTGGAAAGTGAATTAAATGCATTATATAAATTTCATGAATTATTACTCACTCTTGAAAAAAATCTGAGTCGTTTAATAGACGGTGAAATTAAGCTTTCTAAATTTTATAACATACTTTCCAGTTTAATAGAAACAGAAAAATTTAGAATTTCTGAAAGATATTCAAATACAGTAGAAATATTCACATTAAATGATTCAAGATTTGTACATAAAAAATACAAGATATTTGTATCTTTTACTGACAGAAATTATCCATCAATCGCTGTAAATCCATTATTATCACAAATCACACAAACAAATAATTATTCAAAAATTTCCGAATTGCAATTCAGAGAAAACCTTTATATTTCCATGCTTTTTTCTGATAATGTAATATTTACCTATCCAAAAGCGACATTATCAGGAGAAGAAATACTCTCTTCTCCATATGAAAAAGATTTTGAAAAATTATTTAAGGTTAAAGATTGGGATTTAAAAATAAAAGGTGAAGAAATTATTCCCGCAGACACATATGAAATTTTTTCTTTAGAACAGGCAGCATTATACTTTGCATATAATAATTTAAAATCTGATATAAAAGAGATAAATAGTGTAATTACAGAAATAGAAGATTTAAAAGTAAAAAGAGATAATTATAACTGGATGTTGAATGATGAAATAAATACTGGCGATATTAGCCATAATAAGATTTCAACATATGTAGATTGTCCATTTAAATATTATCTAAAATATTTAGCAAATATAAAAGGTAATAAAGATTTTTCCATTTTCTATACAGGAAACTTAAAACATCGTATAATGAAAAGATTATTCGATAAATATCCAGCATATAATTCTATTTTTAGTCTTATTCAGAATGAGGATATTCTATATAACGAAATAAAAGAAATTGCTATGGAAGAATGGGATAATTCCGGCGTAGAAGAATTAAGATCATATAAAATAGTAAAGGAAATAGAAATAGAAGATATAGCCAGTGAGATGGTTATAGTTGTGAAAAAATTAGTTGAATCATATATATTCTTTGGTAGTAGTAGAGTCAAAAATAACCAGGATAAAAAAACAATATTATACAATAAAGTTTTGAAAAGCGAATATTCGGTTTCCGGAAGATATAAAGATTATAATTTTTTTGCTCGTATTGATAGGATAGATTTGCTTGAGGAAGATATAAGGTTTGGTATGGATAAAAAGAAAGATGAATTAAAACCTGTGGAAAAAATAGAAAAAGAAGCATTATCTATAATAGATTATAAAAATAGCAAAAGTTTTCAAAGTGAACAATTGTTGTTTTACTATTATATATTATTAAATAATCCAGATTGGAAATCAAAAATAAAAGGAAAATCCATATTTTTAAGTTTTCTTCCAATGAAGGAAAAAGAACTGGGGAAAAAAGATAGCTTAAAATGGATGAAAATTGAAGATAACGATATATATATAAAATATCCCGGTAATTCAACGTCATATAGTAAAACTCCTCTAAAAGAATTTGAAAAATGGTTTGATGATGTAATAAAAGCTATTAAAAGTGCAGAGTTTTATCCTGCATTCATTGATGATAAAAATAAATTAAAATATAGATTCTTAGATTATTTAAGGATGAAAGAATATAATGTTCAAAACTCCAGTGAGAAATATTATACATGTGATGGTGGATATAATTCAAATGGTAAAGATAATAAATGTGAATATTATAGATTATGTAGTGTTTTAGGCTGGGGAAAATATATTAACCTAAAAACAAGAGAACATGTAAAATTTAAAAAGAACTCTAAATAA
- a CDS encoding AAA family ATPase — MKIKKIELKNFRNHESLKLEFEDGINLLLGKNGSGKSSVFEALGIALFNVEPRNGQLKDAVKKGSKVAEIFVEFVGNDGVEYIVERKIGNQSKHLLKDKYGKVNINKRVPEKIGELAGITGKNIKEIFKGVISAYQNDIVNIFLLNPSDRKKYFNKIFDTEVYESIFKDLNEVERRYNQNIENLKSKIEVYNGSLKEFENIESDIEKNRKILNEKIKEEEKNKNEYDLLKNKKIEIQQEIDALKTLEQQIKLLENNLESYNSQKESLNLQISESENAKKIVEESKDNYYKYLEIKKTLDEKTKKENFLRNQEKEKNQLEKDIYSFKNNLNTLEERIKNIQENIKELNQYIVEYSKDYDEIKSTIDSKKEEFQKVLDEYNKLENQKQLYRQLLEQKKEFIRKIEEYNKHIGEEYDLKERLKENILKIEELNKKKDELDKKIQEKEKLKEELLYINKDIENTEQSKKQLSGGLCPILNEKCKNLEEKEGGTNYFEIRLIEYKKRKDILEDKLKKLNTIESEKKEIEEKLKTIEVNKQMILKQLDELKNIKNKKVEIEKALNVLAKKHGDINKKSTEIDINYKKYLEEKSVLINEIQNLEKQKIKIEKQLKEAENKLENLEKFLKKNIESIDELKLKIKMNNEKLSKYMDLENKIDKIQVDIKNLKSEIEKLEPFYNNYIINKKIADKLNILKNKLKNLNSEIESETKKLLELKKRIEKYENLGKLNSEIKKIEEKISEKQKIIIDLNTEIGKLENELNNLRKTLEKRNAILKEKEKLDNEIKIYFKKLELTKEFRDKIKTMGNYVSKEFTKTVSIKATENYIKMSGKNEKIIWDSEDNYQVKIHDDIKGERNFSILSGGEQVSVAISIRVALANFLSKANIYLLDEPTINLDEERRNMLAENLKNMLNEIEQAFIVTHDGTFTEMAQKVINFESPSKF; from the coding sequence ATGAAAATAAAAAAAATTGAATTAAAAAACTTTAGAAATCACGAAAGTTTAAAATTAGAATTTGAAGATGGAATTAATCTTTTACTTGGAAAAAACGGCAGTGGAAAAAGTTCGGTTTTTGAGGCTTTAGGAATAGCATTATTCAATGTTGAACCACGAAATGGACAATTAAAAGATGCTGTAAAAAAAGGTAGCAAAGTTGCAGAAATATTTGTTGAATTTGTTGGAAATGATGGTGTTGAATATATTGTAGAAAGAAAAATTGGAAATCAATCTAAACATCTATTGAAAGATAAATACGGAAAAGTAAATATAAACAAAAGAGTACCTGAAAAAATTGGGGAATTAGCAGGTATAACAGGAAAAAATATAAAAGAAATTTTTAAAGGTGTGATTAGTGCATATCAAAATGATATAGTAAATATTTTCTTATTAAATCCGTCTGACAGGAAAAAGTATTTTAATAAAATATTCGATACAGAAGTATATGAAAGTATCTTTAAGGATTTAAACGAAGTCGAAAGAAGATACAATCAAAATATAGAAAACCTAAAAAGTAAAATAGAAGTTTATAACGGCAGTTTAAAAGAATTTGAAAATATAGAGAGTGATATTGAAAAAAATAGAAAAATATTAAATGAAAAAATTAAAGAAGAAGAAAAAAATAAAAATGAATATGACTTACTTAAAAATAAAAAAATAGAAATACAGCAAGAAATTGATGCACTAAAAACATTAGAACAACAGATTAAATTATTGGAAAATAATTTAGAAAGTTATAACAGTCAGAAAGAAAGTTTAAATTTGCAAATAAGTGAATCGGAAAATGCAAAAAAAATAGTCGAAGAATCAAAAGATAATTATTATAAATATCTTGAAATAAAAAAAACTCTGGATGAAAAAACAAAAAAAGAAAATTTCTTGAGAAATCAAGAAAAGGAAAAAAATCAATTAGAAAAGGATATATATTCTTTTAAGAATAATTTAAACACATTGGAAGAAAGAATCAAGAATATTCAAGAAAATATAAAAGAATTAAATCAATATATCGTTGAGTATAGCAAGGACTATGATGAAATTAAAAGTACTATAGATTCAAAGAAAGAGGAATTTCAAAAGGTTTTAGATGAATATAATAAACTAGAAAATCAAAAACAATTGTATCGACAATTATTAGAACAGAAAAAAGAATTTATTAGAAAAATTGAAGAATATAATAAGCATATAGGTGAAGAATATGATTTAAAAGAACGTTTAAAAGAAAATATTTTAAAAATTGAAGAGTTGAACAAAAAAAAGGATGAATTAGATAAAAAAATACAGGAAAAAGAAAAGTTAAAAGAAGAATTGTTATATATAAACAAGGACATTGAAAATACAGAGCAGTCAAAAAAACAATTATCTGGCGGATTATGCCCAATTCTAAATGAAAAATGTAAAAACCTTGAGGAAAAAGAAGGTGGAACTAATTACTTTGAAATAAGACTTATAGAATATAAAAAAAGGAAAGATATATTGGAAGATAAATTAAAAAAACTAAATACAATTGAAAGTGAAAAAAAAGAAATTGAAGAAAAATTGAAAACTATTGAAGTGAATAAACAAATGATTTTAAAACAATTAGATGAATTGAAAAATATAAAAAATAAAAAAGTTGAAATAGAAAAAGCGCTTAATGTATTAGCGAAAAAACATGGCGATATAAATAAAAAATCAACCGAAATAGATATTAATTACAAAAAGTATTTAGAGGAAAAAAGTGTATTAATCAATGAAATACAAAATTTGGAAAAACAAAAAATTAAAATAGAAAAACAATTGAAAGAAGCTGAAAACAAGCTTGAAAATTTAGAAAAATTTTTAAAGAAAAATATTGAGTCAATTGATGAATTAAAACTTAAAATAAAAATGAATAATGAAAAATTAAGTAAATATATGGATTTAGAAAATAAAATTGATAAAATACAAGTTGATATCAAAAATTTAAAAAGTGAAATTGAAAAATTAGAACCATTCTACAATAATTATATAATCAACAAAAAAATTGCAGACAAACTGAATATACTGAAAAATAAATTGAAAAATCTAAATAGTGAAATTGAAAGTGAAACTAAAAAATTATTAGAACTCAAAAAAAGAATTGAAAAATATGAAAATTTAGGAAAATTAAATAGCGAAATAAAAAAAATAGAAGAAAAAATCTCAGAAAAACAAAAAATAATAATTGATTTAAATACTGAAATAGGAAAATTGGAAAATGAATTAAATAATTTGAGAAAAACATTGGAAAAAAGAAATGCGATTTTAAAAGAAAAAGAAAAATTGGATAACGAAATAAAAATTTATTTTAAAAAATTAGAATTGACGAAAGAGTTTAGAGATAAAATAAAAACAATGGGAAATTATGTAAGTAAGGAATTTACCAAAACAGTCTCAATAAAAGCAACTGAAAACTATATAAAAATGTCTGGAAAGAATGAAAAAATAATCTGGGATTCTGAAGACAATTATCAGGTGAAAATTCATGATGATATAAAAGGAGAAAGAAATTTTAGTATATTATCCGGTGGAGAACAAGTAAGTGTTGCGATTTCAATAAGAGTGGCTCTTGCTAATTTTTTATCAAAAGCTAATATTTATTTACTTGATGAACCTACCATAAATCTTGATGAAGAAAGAAGAAATATGCTTGCAGAAAATCTTAAAAATATGCTAAATGAAATAGAACAGGCATTTATTGTAACTCATGATGGAACATTTACGGAAATGGCACAAAAGGTTATAAATTTTGAAAGTCCATCGAAATTTTAA